A DNA window from Ctenopharyngodon idella isolate HZGC_01 chromosome 10, HZGC01, whole genome shotgun sequence contains the following coding sequences:
- the phldb2a gene encoding pleckstrin homology-like domain family B member 2 isoform X9, whose translation MSISSEETLLNLIDSGSGLKVWSVTPCLISLGSGFITLIPLTKELSQIGSEDAELPQDVTADGPGIESHHCVIITNSAGVITLHPNGNMCCLDGVPVTEPTKLTHGCTLCLGKSFFHFNHPEEANHMKNMLPEKTAGPALSLSTDTTKFHSNGGTLVGSSVRGTRSKAELQELMESLQRRKSALEASLKATADRGYLTLSPPPSPQSASSYLQDRPPLSIRVPSPYTPSSSLSMPPSPHQSERPISPVPSQTRARHQSQDNLLFCHPSEGRHPNTASSLLSMWNGSSSSYVTDALPSSRRGPSGAASMPSSPRLGRRLLTRDGESSVEPTLRQRKYSTGSLNGLGGHSRSLPRLYRGDAPMLSLPPRRTTKPRRSLPSLEKPPDVTVIANMTSSSRRASLCSVGSAPCLDLGVGERRLSFGKGGLGPGMGPRRGSISSLSGKEELRDYHQRQRDERLREQEVERLERQRLETILSLCSELGRSDLCRMETDSGVSAVSDLQKINRELEKLQVSDDESVFSDSAAVSLDSGYLGKGRTEILTQRQRRLSGHRETRPQSPTTSLRSSAPSPSPHLRSKVSEDRQLRQEVTRIEEERIQVLNNIEELEQKIRDLDTQMDESIREMEVERALLDGEQEAEVTQLQSDKQMLEQLNAKMGNMEKNVQRNQTQDTEALEAETKRFEDLEFQQLEKESRQDEEKETQTQQLLREIAEYQRSVVTRKERLLTLKKQSTQITQQAQREKENFLKEKSNLIYMLQRERENLSSLERKYCELTGGQAFPLNPVSMKEHFRSLEERRRSNGSKESGVLLSDNGMSRKRERQSSGNLNSALNRSLSPKVRQQIRHIGKPHMPLSQSSSCGSVLPRTLSVTSRDLDTRRLLKAGQLYLNDERQRMSEMSNRTVSETNVFLEPFHYLDNGHNFDTMSVDSTESLETSISACSPDNISSASTANMAKIEEMERMLREAHAEKNRLLEHREREMELRRQALEDERRRREDLERRLQEETNRRQKLVERESRPLTRYLPVRKDDFDLRGHIEAAGHHPETCFHLAITEKTCRGFLVKMGGKIKTWKKRWFVFDRNRRTLAYYADKHETKMKGVIYFQAIEEVYYDHLKNAHKSPNPSLTFSVKTHDRVYYMVAPTPEAMRIWMDVIVTGAEGYTHFLV comes from the exons GGTGTACTCTTTGTCTGGGTAAATCTTTTTTCCATTTCAACCACCCAGAAGAGGCGAATCACATGAAGAACATGCTGCCAGAAAAGACAGCAGGACCCGCACTGTCCCTCAGTACGG ACACAACAAAGTTTCATTCCAATGGCGGCACATTGGTTGGATCCAGTGTTCGTGGCACACGCTCCAAAGCAGAGCTTCAGGAGTTGATGGAGAGCTTGCAGCGCAGGAAGTCCGCTCTAGAGGCCAGCTTAAAGGCTACTGCAGACCGCGGTTACCTCACTTTGTCCCCACCTCCCAGTCCCCAATCGGCTTCTTCCTATTTACAGGACCGTCCACCACTTTCTATACGAGTCCCCTCCCCTTACACACCCTCCAGCAGCCTGAGCATGCCACCATCACCCCACCAATCAGAGCGCCCTATAAGTCCTGTCCCGAGCCAAACCCGTGCCCGACACCAATCACAGGACAACCTGTTGTTTTGCCACCCTTCGGAAGGGCGACATCCCAACACTGCCAGCTCACTCCTTTCTATGTGGAATGGCTCTTCTTCCTCCTACGTGACCGATGCTCTTCCTTCATCTCGCCGAGGTCCAAGTGGGGCAGCCAGCATGCCCTCCAGCCCTCGCTTGGGGCGCAGACTTCTAACACGAGATGGGGAGTCCAGTGTTGAGCCAACGCTCCGCCAAAGGAAATACTCCACCGGCTCCCTGAATGGCCTGGGGGGACATAGTCGCTCTCTGCCCAGGTTGTATCGAGGAGACGCCCCAATGCTTTCTTTGCCACCCCGACGTACCACCAAACCACGCCGCAGCCTTCCGTCCTTGGAAAAACCTCCAGATGTGACCGTGATAGCCAACATGACCAGCAGTTCTCGCAGGGCCAGCCTTTGCTCTGTGGGATCTGCTCCATGTTTGGATCTAGGAGTAGGAGAAAGGCGGCTGTCATTTGGTAAAGGAGGCCTGGGGCCTGGCATGGGGCCGAGAAGGGGCAGTATCAGTTCTCTCAGTGGAAAAGAAGAGCTCAGAGATTATCATCAGAGACAAAGAGATGAGAGACTTCGAGAACAGGAAGTGGAAAGACTG GAGCGCCAGCGTCTTGAGACCATCCTGTCCCTGTGCTCTGAGCTGGGCCGGTCTGATCTGTGCCGGATGGAGACTGATTCGGGCGTCTCAGCTGTGTCGGACCTGCAGAAGATCAACCGAGAACTGGAGAAGCTGCAGGTGTCTGATGATGAATCTGTGTTCTCAGACTCTGCAGCAGTGTCTCTGGATAGCGGGTATCTGGGTAAGGGTCGGACAGAGATCCTCACCCAGAGACAGCGCAGACTGAGCGGACACAGGGAGACCAGGCCCCAGTCACCCACCACTAGCCTACGGAGCTCAGCCCCCTCACCCTCTCCACACCTCCGCAGCAAG gtGTCTGAAGACAGGCAGCTGAGGCAGGAAGTGACACGTATAGAAGAGGAGAGGATTCAGGTGCTTAACAACATCGAGGAACTTGAACAGAAGATCAGAGATCTAGACACACAGATGGACGAGTCTATCAGAGAG ATGGAGGTGGAGAGAGCTCTTTTAGACGGTGAGCAGGAGGCAGAGGTCACTCAGCTACAGAGCGATAAACAAATGCTGGAGCAGCTCAACGCAAAAATGGGGAACATGGAGAAAAATGTTCAAAGAAATCAAACTCAG GACACTGAAGCTTTGGAAGCGGAAACAAAGCGTTTTGAAGATTTGGAGtttcagcagctggaaaaaGAGAGCCGTCAAGATGAAGAGAAAGAGACGCAGACGCAGCAACTCCTTAGAGAGATCGCTGAATATCAGAGATCTGTTGTCACTCGTAAG GAGAGGCTACTTACCCTAAAGAAGCAGTCGACCCAGATTACCCAGCAGGCACAGCGGGAAAAGGAGAACTTCTTGAAAGAGAAGAGCAACCTCATTTATATGCTGCAAAGG GAACGGGAGAACCTTTCATCTCTGGAGAGGAAGTACTGTGAGCTGACAGGTGGTCAGGCTTTTCCTCTTAACCCTGTGTCCATGAAGGAG CACTTTCGCTCTCTGGAGGAGAGGAGGCGGAGCAATGGCAGTAAAGAGAGCGGAGTTCTCCTGAGTGACAACGGAATGTCTCGTAAAAGAGAGAGGCAGAGCTCTGGAAACTTAAACTCTGCCCTTAATCGCAGTCTGTCTCCCAAGGTCAGACAACAGATACGGCACATTGGAAAA CCCCATATGCCACTGTCTCAAAGCTCTAGCTGCGGTAGTGTACTCCCCCGCACCCTGTCTGTCACCTCCCGTGACCTGGACACTCGCCGTCTGCTCAAGG CAGGTCAACTGTATCTGAATGACGAGAGGCAGAGAATGAGTGAGATGTCCAATAGGACGGTTTCTGAGACAAACGTCTTCCTGGAGCCATTCCACTACCTGGATAACGGACACAACTTTGACACAATGAGTGTGGACAGTACAGAAAGCCTGGAGACCAGCATTTCCGCCTGTTCACCGGACAACATCTCAAG CGCCAGCACGGCTAACATGGCGAAGATAGAGGAGATGGAGCGCATGCTAAGAGAAGCTCATGCTGAGAAGAACAGACTGCTGGAGCACAGG GAGCGGGAGATGGAGTTGCGCAGACAGGCTCTTGAAGACGAGAGGAGAAGGAGGGAGGACTTGGAGAGGAGGCTGCAGGAAGAGACAAACCGCCGACAAAAACTAGTGGAGAGAGAG TCTCGTCCGTTGACACGTTATCTCCCGGTGAGGAAGGATGACTTTGACCTGAGAGGTCACATCGAGGCAGCAGGTCATCATCCTGAAACTTGTTTTCACCTAGCCATCACCGAGAAGACCTGCAGGGGGTTCTTGGTCAAAATGGGTGGAAAAATCAAAACATGGAAGAAGCGCTGGTTCGTCTTTGACCGCAATCGAAGGACGCTGGCATATTATGCTG ATAAACATGAGACCAAAATGAAGGGTGTTATCTACTTCCAAGCCATTGAGGAAGTGTATTACGACCACCTAAAGAACGCACACAAG AGCCCAAACCCCTCCCTGACATTTAGTGTAAAGACACATGACCGGGTTTATTACATGGTGGCTCCTACCCCTGAAGCCATGAGAATCTGGATGGATGTTATCGTCACTGGAGCGGAGGGATATACACACTTCCTGGTGTGA
- the phldb2a gene encoding pleckstrin homology-like domain family B member 2 isoform X1, translating to MSISSEETLLNLIDSGSGLKVWSVTPCLISLGSGFITLIPLTKELSQIGSEDAELPQDVTADGPGIESHHCVIITNSAGVITLHPNGNMCCLDGVPVTEPTKLTHGCTLCLGKSFFHFNHPEEANHMKNMLPEKTAGPALSLSTDTTKFHSNGGTLVGSSVRGTRSKAELQELMESLQRRKSALEASLKATADRGYLTLSPPPSPQSASSYLQDRPPLSIRVPSPYTPSSSLSMPPSPHQSERPISPVPSQTRARHQSQDNLLFCHPSEGRHPNTASSLLSMWNGSSSSYVTDALPSSRRGPSGAASMPSSPRLGRRLLTRDGESSVEPTLRQRKYSTGSLNGLGGHSRSLPRLYRGDAPMLSLPPRRTTKPRRSLPSLEKPPDVTVIANMTSSSRRASLCSVGSAPCLDLGVGERRLSFGKGGLGPGMGPRRGSISSLSGKEELRDYHQRQRDERLREQEVERLERQRLETILSLCSELGRSDLCRMETDSGVSAVSDLQKINRELEKLQVSDDESVFSDSAAVSLDSGYLGKGRTEILTQRQRRLSGHRETRPQSPTTSLRSSAPSPSPHLRSKQVSEDRQLRQEVTRIEEERIQVLNNIEELEQKIRDLDTQMDESIREMEVERALLDGEQEAEVTQLQSDKQMLEQLNAKMGNMEKNVQRNQTQGKALLEAERVKVERLAELISEQKTQLDTCPEALKEQLQNQLSRLWKYHLFLLDTEALEAETKRFEDLEFQQLEKESRQDEEKETQTQQLLREIAEYQRSVVTRKERLLTLKKQSTQITQQAQREKENFLKEKSNLIYMLQRERENLSSLERKYCELTGGQAFPLNPVSMKEHFRSLEERRRSNGSKESGVLLSDNGMSRKRERQSSGNLNSALNRSLSPKVRQQIRHIGKPHMPLSQSSSCGSVLPRTLSVTSRDLDTRRLLKAGQLYLNDERQRMSEMSNRTVSETNVFLEPFHYLDNGHNFDTMSVDSTESLETSISACSPDNISSASTANMAKIEEMERMLREAHAEKNRLLEHREREMELRRQALEDERRRREDLERRLQEETNRRQKLVERESRPLTRYLPVRKDDFDLRGHIEAAGHHPETCFHLAITEKTCRGFLVKMGGKIKTWKKRWFVFDRNRRTLAYYADKHETKMKGVIYFQAIEEVYYDHLKNAHKSPNPSLTFSVKTHDRVYYMVAPTPEAMRIWMDVIVTGAEGYTHFLV from the exons GGTGTACTCTTTGTCTGGGTAAATCTTTTTTCCATTTCAACCACCCAGAAGAGGCGAATCACATGAAGAACATGCTGCCAGAAAAGACAGCAGGACCCGCACTGTCCCTCAGTACGG ACACAACAAAGTTTCATTCCAATGGCGGCACATTGGTTGGATCCAGTGTTCGTGGCACACGCTCCAAAGCAGAGCTTCAGGAGTTGATGGAGAGCTTGCAGCGCAGGAAGTCCGCTCTAGAGGCCAGCTTAAAGGCTACTGCAGACCGCGGTTACCTCACTTTGTCCCCACCTCCCAGTCCCCAATCGGCTTCTTCCTATTTACAGGACCGTCCACCACTTTCTATACGAGTCCCCTCCCCTTACACACCCTCCAGCAGCCTGAGCATGCCACCATCACCCCACCAATCAGAGCGCCCTATAAGTCCTGTCCCGAGCCAAACCCGTGCCCGACACCAATCACAGGACAACCTGTTGTTTTGCCACCCTTCGGAAGGGCGACATCCCAACACTGCCAGCTCACTCCTTTCTATGTGGAATGGCTCTTCTTCCTCCTACGTGACCGATGCTCTTCCTTCATCTCGCCGAGGTCCAAGTGGGGCAGCCAGCATGCCCTCCAGCCCTCGCTTGGGGCGCAGACTTCTAACACGAGATGGGGAGTCCAGTGTTGAGCCAACGCTCCGCCAAAGGAAATACTCCACCGGCTCCCTGAATGGCCTGGGGGGACATAGTCGCTCTCTGCCCAGGTTGTATCGAGGAGACGCCCCAATGCTTTCTTTGCCACCCCGACGTACCACCAAACCACGCCGCAGCCTTCCGTCCTTGGAAAAACCTCCAGATGTGACCGTGATAGCCAACATGACCAGCAGTTCTCGCAGGGCCAGCCTTTGCTCTGTGGGATCTGCTCCATGTTTGGATCTAGGAGTAGGAGAAAGGCGGCTGTCATTTGGTAAAGGAGGCCTGGGGCCTGGCATGGGGCCGAGAAGGGGCAGTATCAGTTCTCTCAGTGGAAAAGAAGAGCTCAGAGATTATCATCAGAGACAAAGAGATGAGAGACTTCGAGAACAGGAAGTGGAAAGACTG GAGCGCCAGCGTCTTGAGACCATCCTGTCCCTGTGCTCTGAGCTGGGCCGGTCTGATCTGTGCCGGATGGAGACTGATTCGGGCGTCTCAGCTGTGTCGGACCTGCAGAAGATCAACCGAGAACTGGAGAAGCTGCAGGTGTCTGATGATGAATCTGTGTTCTCAGACTCTGCAGCAGTGTCTCTGGATAGCGGGTATCTGGGTAAGGGTCGGACAGAGATCCTCACCCAGAGACAGCGCAGACTGAGCGGACACAGGGAGACCAGGCCCCAGTCACCCACCACTAGCCTACGGAGCTCAGCCCCCTCACCCTCTCCACACCTCCGCAGCAAG caggtGTCTGAAGACAGGCAGCTGAGGCAGGAAGTGACACGTATAGAAGAGGAGAGGATTCAGGTGCTTAACAACATCGAGGAACTTGAACAGAAGATCAGAGATCTAGACACACAGATGGACGAGTCTATCAGAGAG ATGGAGGTGGAGAGAGCTCTTTTAGACGGTGAGCAGGAGGCAGAGGTCACTCAGCTACAGAGCGATAAACAAATGCTGGAGCAGCTCAACGCAAAAATGGGGAACATGGAGAAAAATGTTCAAAGAAATCAAACTCAG GGCAAAGCCCTGTTGGAGGCTGAGAGAGTTAAAGTAGAGAGGCTAGCTGAGCTGATCTCAGAGCAGAAGACCCAGCTGGACACCTGTCCTGAAGCACTGAAGGAGCAGCTCCAGAATCAGCTATCCAGG CTCTGGAAATACCATTTGTTCTTATTG GACACTGAAGCTTTGGAAGCGGAAACAAAGCGTTTTGAAGATTTGGAGtttcagcagctggaaaaaGAGAGCCGTCAAGATGAAGAGAAAGAGACGCAGACGCAGCAACTCCTTAGAGAGATCGCTGAATATCAGAGATCTGTTGTCACTCGTAAG GAGAGGCTACTTACCCTAAAGAAGCAGTCGACCCAGATTACCCAGCAGGCACAGCGGGAAAAGGAGAACTTCTTGAAAGAGAAGAGCAACCTCATTTATATGCTGCAAAGG GAACGGGAGAACCTTTCATCTCTGGAGAGGAAGTACTGTGAGCTGACAGGTGGTCAGGCTTTTCCTCTTAACCCTGTGTCCATGAAGGAG CACTTTCGCTCTCTGGAGGAGAGGAGGCGGAGCAATGGCAGTAAAGAGAGCGGAGTTCTCCTGAGTGACAACGGAATGTCTCGTAAAAGAGAGAGGCAGAGCTCTGGAAACTTAAACTCTGCCCTTAATCGCAGTCTGTCTCCCAAGGTCAGACAACAGATACGGCACATTGGAAAA CCCCATATGCCACTGTCTCAAAGCTCTAGCTGCGGTAGTGTACTCCCCCGCACCCTGTCTGTCACCTCCCGTGACCTGGACACTCGCCGTCTGCTCAAGG CAGGTCAACTGTATCTGAATGACGAGAGGCAGAGAATGAGTGAGATGTCCAATAGGACGGTTTCTGAGACAAACGTCTTCCTGGAGCCATTCCACTACCTGGATAACGGACACAACTTTGACACAATGAGTGTGGACAGTACAGAAAGCCTGGAGACCAGCATTTCCGCCTGTTCACCGGACAACATCTCAAG CGCCAGCACGGCTAACATGGCGAAGATAGAGGAGATGGAGCGCATGCTAAGAGAAGCTCATGCTGAGAAGAACAGACTGCTGGAGCACAGG GAGCGGGAGATGGAGTTGCGCAGACAGGCTCTTGAAGACGAGAGGAGAAGGAGGGAGGACTTGGAGAGGAGGCTGCAGGAAGAGACAAACCGCCGACAAAAACTAGTGGAGAGAGAG TCTCGTCCGTTGACACGTTATCTCCCGGTGAGGAAGGATGACTTTGACCTGAGAGGTCACATCGAGGCAGCAGGTCATCATCCTGAAACTTGTTTTCACCTAGCCATCACCGAGAAGACCTGCAGGGGGTTCTTGGTCAAAATGGGTGGAAAAATCAAAACATGGAAGAAGCGCTGGTTCGTCTTTGACCGCAATCGAAGGACGCTGGCATATTATGCTG ATAAACATGAGACCAAAATGAAGGGTGTTATCTACTTCCAAGCCATTGAGGAAGTGTATTACGACCACCTAAAGAACGCACACAAG AGCCCAAACCCCTCCCTGACATTTAGTGTAAAGACACATGACCGGGTTTATTACATGGTGGCTCCTACCCCTGAAGCCATGAGAATCTGGATGGATGTTATCGTCACTGGAGCGGAGGGATATACACACTTCCTGGTGTGA
- the phldb2a gene encoding pleckstrin homology-like domain family B member 2 isoform X3 codes for MSISSEETLLNLIDSGSGLKVWSVTPCLISLGSGFITLIPLTKELSQIGSEDAELPQDVTADGPGIESHHCVIITNSAGVITLHPNGNMCCLDGVPVTEPTKLTHGCTLCLGKSFFHFNHPEEANHMKNMLPEKTAGPALSLSTDTTKFHSNGGTLVGSSVRGTRSKAELQELMESLQRRKSALEASLKATADRGYLTLSPPPSPQSASSYLQDRPPLSIRVPSPYTPSSSLSMPPSPHQSERPISPVPSQTRARHQSQDNLLFCHPSEGRHPNTASSLLSMWNGSSSSYVTDALPSSRRGPSGAASMPSSPRLGRRLLTRDGESSVEPTLRQRKYSTGSLNGLGGHSRSLPRLYRGDAPMLSLPPRRTTKPRRSLPSLEKPPDVTVIANMTSSSRRASLCSVGSAPCLDLGVGERRLSFGKGGLGPGMGPRRGSISSLSGKEELRDYHQRQRDERLREQEVERLERQRLETILSLCSELGRSDLCRMETDSGVSAVSDLQKINRELEKLQVSDDESVFSDSAAVSLDSGYLGKGRTEILTQRQRRLSGHRETRPQSPTTSLRSSAPSPSPHLRSKQVSEDRQLRQEVTRIEEERIQVLNNIEELEQKIRDLDTQMDESIREMEVERALLDGEQEAEVTQLQSDKQMLEQLNAKMGNMEKNVQRNQTQGKALLEAERVKVERLAELISEQKTQLDTCPEALKEQLQNQLSRLWKYHLFLLDTEALEAETKRFEDLEFQQLEKESRQDEEKETQTQQLLREIAEYQRSVVTRKERLLTLKKQSTQITQQAQREKENFLKEKSNLIYMLQRERENLSSLERKYCELTGGQAFPLNPVSMKEHFRSLEERRRSNGSKESGVLLSDNGMSRKRERQSSGNLNSALNRSLSPKVRQQIRHIGKPHMPLSQSSSCGSVLPRTLSVTSRDLDTRRLLKGQLYLNDERQRMSEMSNRTVSETNVFLEPFHYLDNGHNFDTMSVDSTESLETSISACSPDNISSASTANMAKIEEMERMLREAHAEKNRLLEHREREMELRRQALEDERRRREDLERRLQEETNRRQKLVERESRPLTRYLPVRKDDFDLRGHIEAAGHHPETCFHLAITEKTCRGFLVKMGGKIKTWKKRWFVFDRNRRTLAYYADKHETKMKGVIYFQAIEEVYYDHLKNAHKSPNPSLTFSVKTHDRVYYMVAPTPEAMRIWMDVIVTGAEGYTHFLV; via the exons GGTGTACTCTTTGTCTGGGTAAATCTTTTTTCCATTTCAACCACCCAGAAGAGGCGAATCACATGAAGAACATGCTGCCAGAAAAGACAGCAGGACCCGCACTGTCCCTCAGTACGG ACACAACAAAGTTTCATTCCAATGGCGGCACATTGGTTGGATCCAGTGTTCGTGGCACACGCTCCAAAGCAGAGCTTCAGGAGTTGATGGAGAGCTTGCAGCGCAGGAAGTCCGCTCTAGAGGCCAGCTTAAAGGCTACTGCAGACCGCGGTTACCTCACTTTGTCCCCACCTCCCAGTCCCCAATCGGCTTCTTCCTATTTACAGGACCGTCCACCACTTTCTATACGAGTCCCCTCCCCTTACACACCCTCCAGCAGCCTGAGCATGCCACCATCACCCCACCAATCAGAGCGCCCTATAAGTCCTGTCCCGAGCCAAACCCGTGCCCGACACCAATCACAGGACAACCTGTTGTTTTGCCACCCTTCGGAAGGGCGACATCCCAACACTGCCAGCTCACTCCTTTCTATGTGGAATGGCTCTTCTTCCTCCTACGTGACCGATGCTCTTCCTTCATCTCGCCGAGGTCCAAGTGGGGCAGCCAGCATGCCCTCCAGCCCTCGCTTGGGGCGCAGACTTCTAACACGAGATGGGGAGTCCAGTGTTGAGCCAACGCTCCGCCAAAGGAAATACTCCACCGGCTCCCTGAATGGCCTGGGGGGACATAGTCGCTCTCTGCCCAGGTTGTATCGAGGAGACGCCCCAATGCTTTCTTTGCCACCCCGACGTACCACCAAACCACGCCGCAGCCTTCCGTCCTTGGAAAAACCTCCAGATGTGACCGTGATAGCCAACATGACCAGCAGTTCTCGCAGGGCCAGCCTTTGCTCTGTGGGATCTGCTCCATGTTTGGATCTAGGAGTAGGAGAAAGGCGGCTGTCATTTGGTAAAGGAGGCCTGGGGCCTGGCATGGGGCCGAGAAGGGGCAGTATCAGTTCTCTCAGTGGAAAAGAAGAGCTCAGAGATTATCATCAGAGACAAAGAGATGAGAGACTTCGAGAACAGGAAGTGGAAAGACTG GAGCGCCAGCGTCTTGAGACCATCCTGTCCCTGTGCTCTGAGCTGGGCCGGTCTGATCTGTGCCGGATGGAGACTGATTCGGGCGTCTCAGCTGTGTCGGACCTGCAGAAGATCAACCGAGAACTGGAGAAGCTGCAGGTGTCTGATGATGAATCTGTGTTCTCAGACTCTGCAGCAGTGTCTCTGGATAGCGGGTATCTGGGTAAGGGTCGGACAGAGATCCTCACCCAGAGACAGCGCAGACTGAGCGGACACAGGGAGACCAGGCCCCAGTCACCCACCACTAGCCTACGGAGCTCAGCCCCCTCACCCTCTCCACACCTCCGCAGCAAG caggtGTCTGAAGACAGGCAGCTGAGGCAGGAAGTGACACGTATAGAAGAGGAGAGGATTCAGGTGCTTAACAACATCGAGGAACTTGAACAGAAGATCAGAGATCTAGACACACAGATGGACGAGTCTATCAGAGAG ATGGAGGTGGAGAGAGCTCTTTTAGACGGTGAGCAGGAGGCAGAGGTCACTCAGCTACAGAGCGATAAACAAATGCTGGAGCAGCTCAACGCAAAAATGGGGAACATGGAGAAAAATGTTCAAAGAAATCAAACTCAG GGCAAAGCCCTGTTGGAGGCTGAGAGAGTTAAAGTAGAGAGGCTAGCTGAGCTGATCTCAGAGCAGAAGACCCAGCTGGACACCTGTCCTGAAGCACTGAAGGAGCAGCTCCAGAATCAGCTATCCAGG CTCTGGAAATACCATTTGTTCTTATTG GACACTGAAGCTTTGGAAGCGGAAACAAAGCGTTTTGAAGATTTGGAGtttcagcagctggaaaaaGAGAGCCGTCAAGATGAAGAGAAAGAGACGCAGACGCAGCAACTCCTTAGAGAGATCGCTGAATATCAGAGATCTGTTGTCACTCGTAAG GAGAGGCTACTTACCCTAAAGAAGCAGTCGACCCAGATTACCCAGCAGGCACAGCGGGAAAAGGAGAACTTCTTGAAAGAGAAGAGCAACCTCATTTATATGCTGCAAAGG GAACGGGAGAACCTTTCATCTCTGGAGAGGAAGTACTGTGAGCTGACAGGTGGTCAGGCTTTTCCTCTTAACCCTGTGTCCATGAAGGAG CACTTTCGCTCTCTGGAGGAGAGGAGGCGGAGCAATGGCAGTAAAGAGAGCGGAGTTCTCCTGAGTGACAACGGAATGTCTCGTAAAAGAGAGAGGCAGAGCTCTGGAAACTTAAACTCTGCCCTTAATCGCAGTCTGTCTCCCAAGGTCAGACAACAGATACGGCACATTGGAAAA CCCCATATGCCACTGTCTCAAAGCTCTAGCTGCGGTAGTGTACTCCCCCGCACCCTGTCTGTCACCTCCCGTGACCTGGACACTCGCCGTCTGCTCAAGG GTCAACTGTATCTGAATGACGAGAGGCAGAGAATGAGTGAGATGTCCAATAGGACGGTTTCTGAGACAAACGTCTTCCTGGAGCCATTCCACTACCTGGATAACGGACACAACTTTGACACAATGAGTGTGGACAGTACAGAAAGCCTGGAGACCAGCATTTCCGCCTGTTCACCGGACAACATCTCAAG CGCCAGCACGGCTAACATGGCGAAGATAGAGGAGATGGAGCGCATGCTAAGAGAAGCTCATGCTGAGAAGAACAGACTGCTGGAGCACAGG GAGCGGGAGATGGAGTTGCGCAGACAGGCTCTTGAAGACGAGAGGAGAAGGAGGGAGGACTTGGAGAGGAGGCTGCAGGAAGAGACAAACCGCCGACAAAAACTAGTGGAGAGAGAG TCTCGTCCGTTGACACGTTATCTCCCGGTGAGGAAGGATGACTTTGACCTGAGAGGTCACATCGAGGCAGCAGGTCATCATCCTGAAACTTGTTTTCACCTAGCCATCACCGAGAAGACCTGCAGGGGGTTCTTGGTCAAAATGGGTGGAAAAATCAAAACATGGAAGAAGCGCTGGTTCGTCTTTGACCGCAATCGAAGGACGCTGGCATATTATGCTG ATAAACATGAGACCAAAATGAAGGGTGTTATCTACTTCCAAGCCATTGAGGAAGTGTATTACGACCACCTAAAGAACGCACACAAG AGCCCAAACCCCTCCCTGACATTTAGTGTAAAGACACATGACCGGGTTTATTACATGGTGGCTCCTACCCCTGAAGCCATGAGAATCTGGATGGATGTTATCGTCACTGGAGCGGAGGGATATACACACTTCCTGGTGTGA